Part of the Pomacea canaliculata isolate SZHN2017 linkage group LG11, ASM307304v1, whole genome shotgun sequence genome is shown below.
TGGCAGATACTTGGGCGTGagaaatacagtggaacctcggttaacgaacttaatccgttctggaaagttgttcgttatccgaaatgttcgttatccgaaacaattttttccataagaaataaaggaaatagatttaattggttcccagcccctgttgactggctaatatttgaaagttaaaggctatataggtatttgtttaataagaacagttatgaaacaaaataaatgaagttaaataaacataaaaacattaacgaaagcatttaaacatcagaaaacttgccgttttgacggcgtgggtggatggaggtgtggggaggaaggggtggaactACTGCTTTGATTctccctccatgagcacacgtgacattgtaaaatcgggggagacttcccttttctgtagctttgaagTTGAAggtaaaaacttgtccagtgtctgttccttctgtcttttttgtaaaactcttgggtaatacgacatcacatatccgacagacgcatgccaccttcatactttgaaatcatttcatttttcaattcatttgttggccgcttccttgtgattacctcactactattaattgctcttaatcttctttggagccatgattgaggattatattactaaaataaagcacagcaatcactaaataagaaggatgctcatagataaggaacgaccgatcgtaactgtgtctcgagcgcgaatgatgacatgatgacatgctggtcggtcacgtgtggttcacgtggctgttcgttattcaaaattttgttcgctatccgagacaaatttttaacaaaatttttgttcgttatccgaaattttgttcgctatccgagacaaatttttaacgaaatttttgttcgttaaccgaaaaattcgctatccgaggcgttcgctaaccgaggttccactgtatgtcgATTGAGCGTCTGGATATCGGTCGCCATGTTGACCCGGTGTGCCAGCAACAACACCAACTCTGAATGCACAGAAAActactgccaccaccaccaaaccgTCCAGCAGCAACACAGCACGCATCCTGAATCTTTCATAAAACTTCCAAAACGAAAAATAGTCCCTCCAACAGGGCTGAAACAGGTGAACAAATGTAAAACCTATGCCAGCTGAACACACGCGTCTGAGTCGCCCCGTGTGAAGCGCCCCTTTTGTGACGTATACGGTGGTTATTAATTATAGGAAGTATGGACGGATGGACGGAAAGGGTAACAATTGCCAATAACCTGGTGGTGGATATACACAGGTCAAAAGCACAGCATGAAGTGGGTCAGTGATATAGTTCGAAGTCACGCGGTGATGTCAACAGTGACGACAATGTATTATGACGTAGAAACGTAGCGGACTAGGTACGGAagcacagacaaaaataaatgtgaatacaGGAAAATAAGACCACATATCCACAACCACCGTCTGCAGGCAccgaaatacagaaatacaggTATATACAATTTTTATGCTAATTGCGTTGTTAAGGGTGGTGTATACTAAATGTATTGCTGCTTTTCTGAAGAATGATACCTGATATCAAAATGTCTACAAATGTATTCCTTCCATCCTTTATTCCATTCTCAACCCTCAAGTATACCATGAATTTCTCGACCTCTTCTATTTCTGTTGCTCCTTTTCTTTGGTAgacctttccttttttatttctatggtTCGTTGATTTTCGTCTCTTTTTATGTCATCAAGTTATCCTTAGaaatataaaggaaaagaatgaCAAGTGAATCTCCAGCGCAGATCGAAACAGAGATGATGGAGGTGTTCACAACGTCGATGCCCGAAGGGAAAGAAACTGTTGTCGAGAGTGCGGAacagttgcctcccttgactTACGTCGATTTTTACCCTCGCTGCTTGGGTACCAAGTTTGCCGGCGAGCCACAGTACGCAGACTTTCAGTAAGTACACGTCTCATATCtaccctttcccaccatgctagtcctttctCACAtccttccctgctcgtcttcctttagcaatatcatgttactctcaatTCTTGTTCTTTGCTTCCTATATAtagcgttttctgtatttgattattctttgttagtactgtttattcttttatagttcatctgctatttttttcctgtcccaTATACGCTGTCCatgtttagttcttgtttttaGGCGCTCAGAGCATGCTCCTGAGTGCGAGTatgctctttacaaattttgcatttattattattatcacctAAGAATTCTCACCATTCATCTTTCGTTCCTTcgcgcgcgcggacacacactTCTCTTTCTCGTGCGACATTGGATCTTTACCAGAGAATACTTCCCGATTATCTTGACAATGTACTTCTGATCAATCTCTAACAAATCAAGTGGTCAAGAGTACGCTCTTTTTAAACTGTTGGTTCAGTTTTTCACTCACGAGTCGGCGATACTTCAAACGATTTTCgcagaagtttttttaaagaattaaaataaaataaaaacaacagccCCCTAAGAGAATACGAGAAACACCGTGTGACAGGTTGTAAGCGTGTCCTTTTGAATGTGTAACTTGCTGAGAATGTATATTTTAACTTTCGTCAGTAACACAATTCTTTATCTGTGATTAACAAAGATAGAAACAGTGCATAATAAATTATTCGCAGCAAGAGAATGCTCTCCCCTAGCTCCTCTCGTACAGCCAATAGTTTTGTCGAGTAAAATAAGATGTGTGTTTCTTTTCGACCAATCGCCTTGCAGGACTGTTGTTGAGGAGGCCAATCAGTGGCTTCGCTCGATGCCGCAGTTTGTGGTCGTCAAGTGCGAGACAGTAGAGAGCAAGCTGAACTCCGCGGATTTCAAGGCGGACTTCGATTACAGCTTCTGTCACGTTTCCAGTAATGGCAAGAATGTCTACCTGAAGGGGCTGAGGTGAACGGTCTTGCTTGGTCTTCTGTCTTTCAAGAGTCACGCATAGTGTAGTTCCATGATATTCCATCCATCGATGTGTCCATTAGCTTCTAATAAATGGCTCTCACTGAGTGGTGCTTATTGCCATTGTCCAACAGACTATGGCTGCGACCGCAAGGAGAGACGCCGGCGCCGGTGCAGAAGCTGGCGTACATGACTGTGCTGCCAGACCACAACAACCTCGTCAGCACCTTGGCCTCTATGGTTGCCACGATCTCGCTCCGCGTGGCGCCGGACAACGTCCTGCCGTCCTTCGATTCGCTGCCTACCATGTTGCAAAAGCTCAGCCGCCATTTGCAACAGAAGCCCTTGCCAGGTATGCCATAATGTCTGTTTTGTCTGTGTAAAGGTCTGGAGCGGGGCTCTGTCGTGCAATGGATAACTTTTGACACACGAATTTTCTAATtgaattttcttgtttgtaaatCACGCGAACTTCAATTACATctaaatctgattttttttcttctgcctaCCTGCATGTCCAGGTAAGATCTTAACTGTTGAGACGGTGACTTTCAAAGTGATGGAGACTGCGTCGCTAGATAAGATTGACACCGAGAACTGTCTTTGGTGGGAATCAGGTCGCACTACCCGGATGTACGTCTGCGGCATTCGACTGTTTTATGAGCAGGGCCAGCCAGCCTTTGAACAAATCGGTAGGTTGCCTTTGAAAATAACGAATTAATGCCTGTGGAAAAACAGGCACTCTGCCTTGGATCATAGTAGAATGTTGCCATATCATATCTGCATGTCGTTTAGATAATAAATCTGGATAGTCACTTTGCCTTCTATCGGAATGATGGGTCAGATAAACGGTCTGCTTATTTGAGAACggaatgtttattttgaattgtAGCTGTTTGTTCGTCTGGGCGagtattcttattcttatttttatttttaggctaTCATGATGAAGTTCCGGATATAGCCCAGGACCACGAAAACTTTATGCACAGAGTGCGGTTCGCTCCATTTTCCAGCATTGTCTCCAAGGCAGCGCATTGGCTACAAGGCCAGCAAGTAAGCAGCTACCAGCGTACATGTCCGGGctgcttgcagacgaatttCTGTTCAGAGTTGAATGCCTTTTATGCCTTAAATCTACTGAAATAATCAGCTTTGTAGAAAATAAAGTCTACAAAAAATTTAAGaacctattttaaaaataaaattgttttaaatgaaataaaactgttgaaacCAGACTTTCACTCCCATGAGCAAAATTTGTGGATGCGGTTGTGGAACGCATCTAAATGGCATAGGAGgaatttttgaaaacttttaaaatttgcttctttagaacagttttagaaacatgtcgCAACTAGCCTATGGAAGCGACTATGCAGTTTGTATTGCGCACGAACGAGTTGAAAGAGCGGAAACAGTGGGAATACGTGGGGTATGACAAAGCGAGAGAAATACCTCAGTCTGAGAGGGACGATTGCCTCGTAAATTCGTTACTCTTAATGTATAACAATACTTTGTATAAACATAATCAGACTTTAACTAAGTagaagtacattttaaaaatttctttcagaaTATTCGAGCTGTCAACTTTCAGTCCCTGACGTTCAAAGCAGAGAGGCCAGGGGGAAGTAAGTGTGGAGTATCTTTGTAATGACCCATGATGTCATGTTTCACATTGTTCGTCAGTCAGTTAATCTGTTAATCTCTTGTTATTCGTAATCCAAGCGAACTATTCCGCTTACACCCCACTTATTCGTTTTTATCCACACACTTCGTTCATGCTTGCCACAGTCTCTTTCGATTGTTGTTGCCTCTGTCTTCGTTCTGTTCGTTCGTCTGTTCGCCTTCACACGCGAAAATGCgatctagaaaaaaaatagtttaaatcaGTGCAACATTTATGtcctctgtttatttttattttttttaattctttaacgTGTCATAACTGTTAGTTACGTGTCATTTTGCAGTGGGCCCATACCTCATTGAAACCACGCAGTCTGGGTTCGCAGAAGCGCCCAGCCTCCTGGAAACGCGCTACATCAAAATTCTTCGCATTTTTTACGTTAAGGACCAAAAGAGCGAAAACTCGTCTCTCTACAGCTCCGTTCATCTGACAACTCGACTCTTCGTGCCCGCTCGACCGGCAGGTGCAGTGTTCGAATCTCGCTCCAAAACTGCTCAGAGAATCATTTCCTGGTTGAGCGCTACAGGTAAACAGCTCTACCCACGGTTATATGTACTTGAATCCTTATGGTCTATGCATGCAGCTTGTGCGACGGGTatgttaataaacaaacaaacaaaccaaaaaaaaaaaaaaacgaaaacaaaacaaaaacgcacACTTCTTTGAAAACTGTTTAAGTAGCTTGCAATAGTCTGAGGCGGGATACTGTGAAGGAGAATTtagaaagcaaaaatgttttttctatcaaggaaatatttgtttcacgGGGGTGCTGGGGGAAGCATATCTCGATGGAAATTTTCTTAACCCTCTTAGCTCACTACCGCGCAGAAACACGTAGTTCTTTTCAAGCCTTGTTCAAGTGTCTCAGAGTGTTGTAGCCATAGGATTATTTTATCATCTGCTAGGGGAAGGGATGATCTTCATCTggatttttgaagtttttttttatatcagctTAATCGTCGAGCATTTCCAGGTTGTCTAGACGCAGAAGCTACAAGTGAACGTTGATGGAATGTTCATAGGTGTCCCAGTGCTCAGCGCGGAAACTGTCCGTTACGCTGTGGACAAGGATAGCGAAGGTACAGGTGTCAAGGAAGATCGCTCTGACTCAGTAGCGACTACGTCGGCAGGCCAGCAGTACGTCACCTGCGTCAGGTGAGGATTCCTTAAAATGCACGGTCTACCTCTTCCTATCTCTGGAATCTTCTATCCCTGTCTGGTGTTTTTTCGGTCTCTcattcctttgtgtgtgtgtgtgtgtgagcgcgcacGCGTTTCTCAGCCTGCTTATCTGTCTGTCGGTCAGTCACGGTCTCATTTTGGTCTAGTATGAGTGTTAACCCATGTGGTGTCCATCCATGTTGTTTCAGTGTTCGCCATTAACATTAAGTTAAAAGTTGTCAACATGAAAATATTagcaatggaaaaaaagatttgtcacttgcttttttttattgctaatattttcatattgacatcttttaacgctgcacATTGCAACgaattttattcttacttttatttctattgctTGTAACTA
Proteins encoded:
- the LOC112576084 gene encoding uncharacterized protein LOC112576084, whose amino-acid sequence is MTSESPAQIETEMMEVFTTSMPEGKETVVESAEQLPPLTYVDFYPRCLGTKFAGEPQYADFQTVVEEANQWLRSMPQFVVVKCETVESKLNSADFKADFDYSFCHVSSNGKNVYLKGLRLWLRPQGETPAPVQKLAYMTVLPDHNNLVSTLASMVATISLRVAPDNVLPSFDSLPTMLQKLSRHLQQKPLPGKILTVETVTFKVMETASLDKIDTENCLWWESGRTTRMYVCGIRLFYEQGQPAFEQIGYHDEVPDIAQDHENFMHRVRFAPFSSIVSKAAHWLQGQQNIRAVNFQSLTFKAERPGGMGPYLIETTQSGFAEAPSLLETRYIKILRIFYVKDQKSENSSLYSSVHLTTRLFVPARPAGAVFESRSKTAQRIISWLSATGVPVLSAETVRYAVDKDSEGTGVKEDRSDSVATTSAGQQYVTCVRLFFPCEFQEPPPEVVPQTAEEWCVIV